The genomic segment atccaAATTTAAAGTATACATATTCTAACAACACTAGAAATCCTAAGATTTTCTACTTGGCAacttggcgaaactaaattcaaatttttaccactgtgcttttcAACACTTGCAATGCAGACAGATTGATAACTTAGTCGACAAGGGAATCAAtaatttgcattccacatgccgttcaacACGGCAAAAATAGTTtctagtgaatttagtttctAGTACTCAAAACCTAGTAAAGAACTAAAACAGAAAGActgtattagatttaatttcaatgcagggcatCGGCCAGCTGCTTATACGTGTTTCAACCTCATTTGGTATAATTAGAGCGACATATGCAGAGGCTCTGCATATGTCGTTTAATAAATATTCTATTGACGTTTTAAGGATCCATCTTTCTTGGGAACTACCACAAGCCTTTCAATGGTGTCTTCCCTTTTGATTCCATGTCTTTATGTTACTTAAGCAGAAGTTTTTAGATAAGCATGTACTCTTTAGGTTATTAAGTATTATCGCTGAAGTTAACGATACTATTTTAGCAACATAAAAACGTACGGTAATTCCAAGAAGCTTTGTTAGGTAGGATCTGCCAGTTTTCAGTGTAAACTAAGTGTGTGATTTGTTATTTGTAGACAAATATTCTTCCCAACCCATGTCTGACTCATGCTCAGGACAAGGATCCGAACTATCATCGTAAAggattcttttgacgtcgtcgTCGTCAGGCGATGATGAGTTGTTGATATTCTTCGATTGGGGAAAGACTGGTTtattctttataatttttttgtatggtAAACGATGCTTTGTCGGTTTGTTGTCCATGACTTTTCTTTTCGCagcttttttttttcatatttctgtTCATTCTTTGCTcgtgttctttttctttttctatccTCTCGGGTGTATCAGTTGATATGATTTGACACTTTCCCCTTTTACAACCTTTTTGTATGTTTGTTCTTGAAGGTGCCTTAAATAAAGGACGGATTACCTCTGGTGACTTCAATGGGGACCCAGGCTCATTAGTCTCATTCATGTCTTCATTGATGTTAGCAGGATTATTTCTACCGGTTGCCGAAGAACTATAGAAATCGTTTTCATAAAATACATTTCTATTTACCGACCAGATCTCTGAAGCTCTGAATCTAAATTCAATATATGTGCAGTTAAAGTCTAGTTTATATGCCTGGCCAGAAATTTCAGCGACTTCGTAAATAGATATTGTTTTTCCTTGGTTTCTTACCATCCATTCAGTGCACGTGTTGTTACAATAGGTTTTATTTGGGTCAAAGACGATATCATCATAGCTACAAACTACAATAAAACTAACTAAAAAGGAAACAAAATTTACTGCACTGTTACAAAAGTCGGAGTCGAAGCTATCTCCACTGAGGACAGTCTAAGAATGAACTTAAAGAGCTGTAATTATTAGAATAGTTAGTAGAACGTTTGTAATACGTAAACTTGTGTATTGCGTCATAGCTCTTCTCAAAATCCATTACTTCTACCtttaacttaaaattttcatgaatttggaaTAAACTATTTACGATTTCTACCTCTGCATTTTACGCTTCTCCTTTTCCTCTTCCTCTTCTTATTTATGCTTCTCCATgacctctttcttttcttttttactgTTCTCCTCTTTCTCTTCCTGTTTCATGTTTAAAAACCATGTGAGGGGTCCTgacgtatttatttttttatcaaatttagtagATCATTTATTAACCATAAATAATTACTTACTTCTCTtttatcccacttctgacaccaataTTACACTTGCTTAAAATATCTTTATTCAACACCaacatatttacaatattttaacaaACTGACGACTACAAACTTAAAAATCTCAATTATAACTGTTACAAACTGTAAACaacatatgtttatatatatatatatatatatatatatatatatatatatatatatatatatatatattcttcttcttcattactccttttttttttcgttaagcGACTTGTCTATCTGAAATAAATCTCACGGAactgttttaacaataattattatttcagGACGATGGGATTggcttatttttgattttagcgTATCTAAGATTCGCAAAGAACGTCGGGATAATGTATATGACTCGCTCGAGTAAAATACTGACAGAAGTCGTTCTCTGGCACTTGTATAAGAGGAAATTGTCAGGAGCACGAACCAAAAATCTTTGAAGTGTCGACCTTCAAAAAAAAGAAATGTCTTATTTCTAATTATTTATCCACGtggagaaatcattagaatacaatagaccggcatatttatgtttcgtggaccttaagaaggcatttgtcTATGTCAAATTAaagaacgttatccacttattgtactgCAAGAGAAATACttctaggaataattaaaacgatcaaaaatatctaccaaaacaacgcaataaaagtaaaagtggaagaagaactaaccgaccatattgaagctggcaatgaaaaaagacagggagattccctgagtcctctattgttcaacctaccTGATCATGGATGaactaataaaaaaagtaagaactaaaaaaggatactaaatgggagaaaaacaacttaaaataatcagctatgcagacgatgcaatactaccctctcaaagtgaagacgatttacaacttatgctgcaccaatttaatataaccgccagaaaatttaacatatttatttgcccaaaaaagacaaaatgcatggttacaatagcaaatttactaagatgtaaattggagctggaaggtcagataatagaacaagtgatggattttaaatatctaggcatcacattatctagctacggaaagctcgaaactaaagtgaatagagcaaatagagccgtaggctgcctgaatgaaacaatatggagaaataaaaatatcggcaaagaaatgaaaggcagaatttacaaaacagtcatcagaccaataatgacatacacggcAGAAACAGGCCTGacatagagaggacaaaaaggatgtttaaacagcagatatgaaaacacttagaaaaattgatagcAAGACACTATGACAGAACTAGAAGTACacatatacgatgtagatgcaaggtggagaacatcaagaactgggtaagaaatagaagagtagaatggaacgatcactACTTTGTTTACCGATGTAGCTGTTAGTATAGACATACACACTCTGTGATTTACTTTAGTAAGTATACCTGttaacactaaaataaaaaaagaaaattatttatcctACAAATACTTACTTTTCACGAAACAAAACATTATAAGTATTTTGCGAAAACCGCCAACGATTTCTAATCGCGTTCAACAACCTACAACGGAAAAACGAAGATTGTAGAGGAACTTAGTAGAGGAACTTAGACGAAACTTGTAGAGGAAAAAGACACGTACATAGTTCGCGcggtaaatttgaaaaaattgaGGTGCCCCATAGTACAAGGTGCCCTAAGGTACAATCCTCTCGCCAATATGTAATTTCTAAGATTTTTCCTTGGTTGACAACAATATGAAGTATTGGTAAGtaagtattatataaatataaatatataatacctATGTACCGTTTACGTCTTTTTACTGAAAacttaagttttttatttgtattcagttaAACCTTATACAATCCTCATCCCTTAAAGGGACCTGAGTCACACAAACAATACTTAAGACGGTATTTTCGCTATTTTAACATGAAACTAAAACCATTAAGTCTGAAAATAGACAATATTGGTAAACATAGAAACATAGAAATCTaatattagttttaaaaatatatacataaattttcctatttttcttaattttgagCATTATGTTTCACATCCTAAACGTACTGTATAACATGTTAACGAATTTTACGTCGTTTCCAGATTGACGCAATTGTTTGGAGATCGAAACCACCTCCGCAGTTGCATACTTCAAATATTGATCTATTTGTTATAGAGATATAAGTACGGTTCGAGCAAATTGCCGAGATTCTCTGCTACTTGAAATGTAATCAGGAAAGCAAAAATTTAATCATCTCTTTTCAGAGTTCATAAGATCCTTTAACCTTCACCTAGTTTCGCATAAATTGCTACACCAACAAATGCGTCTCTGTTCCGATATTCCAAAAGTTAACGATGGATGAGTTTGGATTCAAAGTTTGTGGGTGAAAGGTAAAAGGGGTTTAGATATTGTAAGTATGGATCAAATATATTTGAATCCTAAATGATTATTTTCTAGGTGTATCTAGATTAGTTActgcttttatttactaaaaaatgCAAAACTACAAAAAAGGTGGTatctatttttcaatttatttttactctgtttcaataattaattatttcaatCCAAAAATCTACTCATTCATGTAGAATTTATATcctattaattatattattaattaatggCTGTAAACCTTAGGTCTACAAGGTGACTTTTTAAACGTCAAACACAATAATAATCCTAACCTCAATTTGAATGTCTAattcaaaaacaaagttattttaaaacattttaatgaataaactCAGTCGGCTGGTGTCTCATGCACCAAAATGCAGTAGATCTTTAAGTGGAGTTAAAAGAAAATATCCAATAAATCGTGAAGAGGAACAAAAACTTCCTGGTacgtttatttttcattttacagTTACACTTATAACAAGTATGTGCTGTTTTTAGTATTTGAATACAAAACCAGTAAAAATGCCTATAGAAGAGTATTTTCATGGGGAAATATATATACTGGAGCCTTGGGCAAACCGTATAAAACCAGTGAAAAGTTAGAAAAGCAACAGTGTCTCAAATATCCTAAGAGGATAGGATTTGGTGAAAGACAAGAGGTAAGCACTaaacatttgtttatttaatgccaaagattatttatttttaaggttaCAACAGCTGCATGTGGCTTTGGTTTCACAGTTTTTGGTGTAAGAAGTGAAACAAACCAAAAAATATGGGGCACAGGTATTAATACTGATTCTCAAATTGGCTATCATGAAGTAAGGAAAGATCATCCCTTAGAAGTACTTTTTTACCCGAAACCAATTGACTTACCCCTTAAACAACCTGAAAAAACAAAAGTACTGAAAATATCAGCAGGTAGGGCTCATTTAGTAGTACTTACAGATGAAGGTGTGTTTACTTTAGGAAATAATGCTTATGGACAATGTGGTAGGAAGATTATTGAAAATGAAGATTACATTAGAAGTAACTATATTAATCACATTCAAGATATAGATGGGAAAAATATAGTGGATGTCACATGTGGACAAGACCACAGGTAATAAAGAGtactaaattatatttttttaaagcttCTATAATGCCATTGTATtgctttttctctatagtaaaatgctaagCAAGTGTCATGGAAGGAGTGCCATGAAACATGAAATAGCAGTTTGTGGTTAGTAGTCACAGTTAACAGTTAGAAAAGACCATTTATGTAACGAAGGGAGTCCATTATACAACATGTaacttttttcaattttattaaaatctgtaaaaaaaataataaataaatagtataaatttgtttattcaattttaaaaatgcagaaaacgCTATGCACTTTCGTGCATAGCTTTGCAGAGTATGAAGCTATGCACTAGTCTAGTATCTCTTACTCTAACAATTTTTTTAGTGGTTAAAGGTGGATTATTTTTAGCCTCCTTTTAACTGAAGACGGATGTGTATATTCATGTGGATGGGGAGCTGATGGCCAAACTGGTTTGGGACATTTTGAAAACTGTAGTGAATTTACAAAGGTCAATGGTGACATTCAGTCAGAAAAGATAGTTAAGTTGTCCTCAAAGTCAGATTTTGTGTTGGCATTGAACAGTAAGTTCgtaaataaatcaataataatCTCTTTCCCTTTTGCTCCTCTAAATGAGAATAacatttacttattatttaaaatcatttGTAGATAAAGGACAAGTTTTTGGCTGGGGAAACACAGAATACAGTCAGCTAACTTTGGATAATGGAAATCAACAGATTTCTTCACCTTTGCATATAAAAATGTTGGACAAGGTGGGGCAAATTAAAAGTATAGCCAGTGCTGGATCTTTCTGTCTAGTTTTAAATGGTAATGTATATAAGTAGAAGCTTTGgttagaaaataatatttaatttataatttcgtCAATGATAAAATGCgaaaacttaaattttttgcCGGTAGAAGGGAAACaccaaacatttatttatttagaactACTTTTGTGAAATTCCTTCTACAATTCTATTGAATCGAACATtaaatgtatatatttttgtagatactgggcaagtGTTTTCCTGGGGTTATGGGTTGTTAGGTTGTGGTCCAAATGCACAACACTCAAAAGAACCCATGCACATTCCAGAGGTCTTGTTTGGCAAAAATGAGTACAATACTGACAGTAAAGTAGAGAAAGTGGAGTGTGGACTGTACCATGGTGCTGCAATAACCAATTCTGGAGATTTGTACATTTGGGGCAGGAATAAAAATGGATGTTTGGGACTAGGGCATGAAAAAGATCAATACTTTCCATTAAAGGTAACATTCAACCTAATAAATAAAGTCCAAACTGTGGAGCAAAAAAAAGTGCattaattaaagaatttttgaaaacagtacaGGTTTATATCGGGCAATGTCTGGAGTAACCTCCAAGTATTTGCAACTCCAAAttgttggttataattttttttattgcatttttaagGTGCATTTATAGGTGCAAAAAACGGTGTTTTTtgagtattttaatttttattttatcaaatcaACATCTTAGGGTAAAATGAGCAGAATATTGATTTAAAGTACATAAAAAAGCTTTAATTTGAGCTGTACTACTTTAAATTTGACACAATAGTTTATGCAAAATTTATGATTGAATTCCAAAAATGGGAATGTTttgccatttttaatttttgaaataagttTTGTAAAGTTTTTGACGATCAGGAGAGTTACTAATTTTAAAAGGTGCAATATGTTTCGTAAACCATTCTCGAATAATTCAACCAATCACAACGTTTCAATTTTAGTTCCTTTAACGAATTTACATGAGAAAACTGTTTTCCTATCAAGAGCCATTTTTTCGCccattttgtttgattttatggAAAACGCCGCCGCTACTGCACACAAATAAATTCGTTTCATATTTGGAAAAACTACTAAACAAAAGTGAAGCAAAACTGAAGTGTGTGTGCAACTCGTGTTCCACATTTTTATTCGGACAGACTTGCTAGTCAAACAAAACTGTGGAGCAACAACGCAATTTTGTAGGCCGCTTTAGAGGTGGACGGAACGATCAACACTCGATCCGGCATGGAGCGGAAAGTGACTAATCAACACTAAGTCACGGAACGGGTACATATCAGATCAACACTCTAAGACTTAAGATTAGAACCTTAAGatattgatttaataaaataaaaataatcaaaaaacaacCTTTTTAGCACCTTAAAAGTGCTATAAAAACTTATAACCAACAGTTTGGAGTTACAAACACTTGTAGATTACTTCAGACATTACTCTTCATAACGCTGTgctggtttcaaaaattcactaattaatgctGAAAATCATTCATTTTTGTCACTACAGCTCGGACTATTCAAATATCAAATAATGTCTACAAATTAGTTTAAAAAGTGTATAATCCTTCTAGTTATTTATTAATCATTTAAACAACTGAActtattcatttttaaataaaatatgtgtGGTCAATGGCATATTGATGTGTTAGTAATGTTTTGAGATAGATTTTTTGAATACCTAATGAAAGAATTGCATGTTGTGTGTTTTAGGTTGCAATTGGGGGCTATGTGGAACAGATACATTGTGGAGTGGACCACTGTATAGCTATTTGCAaaccattcatttaaaatagCCAAAGTTTTATGTAAGCTGCGGAATACAAGAAGATTTAACACTTTCTTTGTgataatttattgattttatttgtaaataaagaaTGTAGCATTAAGCAAAACTGCTATgctataaaaataactttttgtatatttttgtttaattatcatTTACTACTGGCttctcaccttcatcgactacgagaaggcatttgacaatgttaaacatgatatcatgatggaactactacatagggccaacatggaccagaaggagatcagaattattcagaatctatactggaaccaaatggcaaaggtgaggattgatcaagaccagtatacggatgaatttgaaatccggaaaggtgtccgccaaggctgcatagtctctccgatgctttttaatttatatgttgaaaatatatttgcggaagcattagaagacacggaattaggcattaaggtgaacggcataccaattagcaacctacgctatgcggacgacacagtgattataactgataatttggaagatcagcagttattacttgatagggtgaatagcgtaggtaaaaaatatggcctcaaaatcaacattttga from the Diabrotica undecimpunctata isolate CICGRU chromosome 1, icDiaUnde3, whole genome shotgun sequence genome contains:
- the LOC140432439 gene encoding RCC1-like G exchanging factor-like protein codes for the protein MNKLSRLVSHAPKCSRSLSGVKRKYPINREEEQKLPVFEYKTSKNAYRRVFSWGNIYTGALGKPYKTSEKLEKQQCLKYPKRIGFGERQEVTTAACGFGFTVFGVRSETNQKIWGTGINTDSQIGYHEVRKDHPLEVLFYPKPIDLPLKQPEKTKVLKISAGRAHLVVLTDEGVFTLGNNAYGQCGRKIIENEDYIRSNYINHIQDIDGKNIVDVTCGQDHSLLLTEDGCVYSCGWGADGQTGLGHFENCSEFTKVNGDIQSEKIVKLSSKSDFVLALNNKGQVFGWGNTEYSQLTLDNGNQQISSPLHIKMLDKVGQIKSIASAGSFCLVLNDTGQVFSWGYGLLGCGPNAQHSKEPMHIPEVLFGKNEYNTDSKVEKVECGLYHGAAITNSGDLYIWGRNKNGCLGLGHEKDQYFPLKVAIGGYVEQIHCGVDHCIAICKPFI